A window of Rhododendron vialii isolate Sample 1 chromosome 11a, ASM3025357v1 contains these coding sequences:
- the LOC131307040 gene encoding uncharacterized protein LOC131307040, whose product MCGNREGFVEVANAKIPNTSKAHVSMSHNEHACREKCLRNCSCLAYTSEAEGGAWANCITWYENLMDVRRHMKRFLSDGRDLNVRVDAVELAQRMKSRRLKQKKVAVVVTSVVSTSVLFIILVCWPVMKKRTRGKQLIGISYYAILCLCTYLVRISTKSGALKVMTGHETCDLTEKHFLLSHNHLVKLLEGYTLIKTIVETQKLRGIDNTPLSSGSDSGQVLIPRSGVSIPLFCSRQIWFICFFSCPFEPQTLQTPLNSFKSLPNLIVRTSKDSLTNRPPWALVVA is encoded by the exons ATGTGTGGAAACAGAGAAGGGTTTGTCGAGGTAGCGAACGCAAAGATTCCAAATACGTCCAAGGCACATGTGTCAATGAGCCACAACGAGCATGCGTGCAGGGAAAAGTGCTTGAGAAATTGTTCTTGCCTGGCTTACACGAGTGAAGCAGAAGGAGGAGCATGGGCGAACTGCATCACTTGGTATGAAAATTTGATGGATGTGAGAAGGCACATGAAAAGGTTCCTTTCCGATGGACGAGACTTGAATGTACGGGTTGATGCCGTTGAATTAG CTCAACGTATGAAATCCAGGAGACTAAAGCAAAAGAAGGTGGCTGTTGTGGTGACATCAGTTGTCTCAACATCAGTCCTATTTATCATCTTAGTTTGTTGGCCGGTGATGAAGAAGCGAACAAGGGGTAAGCAATTAATTGGCATTTCTTACTATGCTATCTTATGTCTTTGTACttat CTTGTGCGCATCTCGACTAAATCCGGGGCCCTGAAGGTAATGACTGGGCATGAAACCTGTGACCTCACGGAGAAGCACTTTTTGCTTTCTCACAACCACTTGGTCAAACTCCTTGAG GGATACACATTGATCAAGAcaattgtagagaccc aaaaactCCGTGGTATTGACAATACCCCACTCTCCTCTGGATCAGACTCTGGACAAGTATTGATACCTCGAtcaggggtatcaatacccctctTCTGTTCCAGACagatttggttcatttgtttcttctcGTGCCCGTTTGAACCCCAAACACTTCAAACACCTTTGAATAGCTTCAAATCACTTCCAAACTTAATAGTTCGTACCTCGAAAGATTCATTGACCAATCGGCCTCCTTGGGCTCTCGTCGTAGCTTAG
- the LOC131306460 gene encoding G-type lectin S-receptor-like serine/threonine-protein kinase RKS1, whose translation MNTEKWVFNLLLPFLFFRICTSIDTLTPNKSIKDGKVLVSSDETFALGFFSLGNSSRRYVGIWYNNIPEHTVVWVANRESPINGTSGVLSLNREGNFVIYDSTRNHTVWQTNVSAVSYSARLLDSGNLVLFQGDSGSGGSVWQSFDHPTNTLLPNMKLGLDRRTGLERFLTSWKSQDDPSTGEYSFQLELKEFPQFILFKGSS comes from the coding sequence ATGAATACCGAAAAATGGGTCTTCAATTTACtgcttccatttcttttcttcagAATTTGCACTTCCATTGACACCTTAACTCCAAACAAATCCATCAAAGACGGCAAAGTTTTGGTATCCAGTGATGAAACCTTCGCACTTGGGTTTTTCAGTCTAGGAAATTCTAGTCGCAGGTATGTTGGGATATGGTATAACAACATTCCAGAACATACTGTTGTTTGGGTAGCCAATAGGGAAAGCCCAATCAACGGTACCTCCGGGGTTCTATCCCTCAACCGGGAAGGAAACTTTGTCATCTACGATAGTACCCGAAATCATACCGTTTGGCAGACAAATGTATCAGCAGTTTCTTATTCAGCTCGACTCCTAGATTCCGGGAATTTGGTGTTGTTCCAAGGAGATAGTGGGAGTGGTGGCAGTGTTTGGCAAAGTTTTGATCATCCTACGAATACCCTGTTGCCAAACATGAAGCTTGGGTTGGATCGGAGGACCGGTCTTGAGCGGTTTCTCACATCGTGGAAGTCGCAAGACGACCCCAGTACAGGAGAATACTCCTTTCAGCTTGAACTGAAAGAGTTTCCCCAGTTTATACTATTCAAGGGCTCAAGCTGA
- the LOC131306458 gene encoding G-type lectin S-receptor-like serine/threonine-protein kinase RKS1, whose amino-acid sequence MTCSKINGTVVKNCDEVYTSYTLINASNPSTVFVDELGSLKMVTWVGKWVEFYSVPGDQCNYGRCGANGYCDSNNGQDFECTCLPGYKPRSAEEWNLRDASGGCIKKREELSMCGIGEGFVKVVNTKIPYTSKARVWMSLSVHECKDECFRNCSCLAYMSQAGGGVRATCITWYENLMDARRYMRRFPDGRLDLYVQVDAVELDQRMQSRRLKRKKVAVVVTSVVLTSLLFIILVCWLVMKKRRRGVDIHDSNEENVELLIFDMVTLAGATNNFSNTNKIGKGGFGSVYKGHLATGKDVAVKRLSRDSKQGLKEFKNEIILIAKLQHRNLVRLLGCCILGEEKMLVYEYMPNGSLDSFIFEITRSKLLTWSKRLAIIIGIARGILYLHQDSRLRVIHRDLKASNVLLDSEMNPKISDFGLARAFGGDQSSAETKRVVGT is encoded by the exons ATGACATGTTCCAAAATTAATGGAACAGTAGTGAAAAACTGTGACGAAGTTTATACTTCTTACACCCTGATCAATGCGTCAAACCCGTCGACAGTGTTTGTGGATGAATTGGGTTCTTTAAAAATGGTGACATGGGTCGGCAAATGGGTCGAGTTCTATTCGGTCCCTGGAGACCAATGTAATTACGGCCGGTGTGGTGCTAATGGTTACTGTGACTCGAACAACGGGCAAGATTTCGAGTGTACGTGCCTTCCTGGATATAAGCCCAGGTCGGCAGAGGAGTGGAACCTGCGGGATGCATCGGGCGGGTGCATCAAGAAGCGCGAGGAACTTTCCATGTGTGGAATTGGAGAAGGGTTTGTTAAGGTTGTGAATACAAAGATTCCATATACGTCGAAGGCACGTGTCTGGATGAGCCTGAGTGTGCATGAGTGCAAGGATGAGTGCTTTAGAAACTGTTCTTGCCTGGCTTACATGAGTCAAGCAGGAGGAGGAGTGAGGGCAACCTGCATCACTTGGTATGAAAATTTGATGGATGCGAGAAGGTATATGAGAAGGTTCCCAGACGGGAGACTAGACTTGTATGTACAAGTTGATGCGGTTGAATTAG ATCAACGTATGCAATCTAGGAGACTAAAGCGAAAGAAGGTGGCTGTTGTGGTGACATCAGTTGTCTTAACATCACTCCTATTTATCATCTTAGTTTGTTGGTTGGTGATGAAGAAGCGAAGAAGAG GGGTAGACATTCATGATAGTAACGAAGAAAACGTAGAACTGCTCATCTTTGATATGGTCACCCTTGCAGGAGCAACTAACAACTTTTCGAATACaaacaaaattggaaaaggtGGTTTCGGCTCTGTTTACaag GGGCATTTGGCAACTGGAAAAGACGTAGCCGTCAAGCGGCTTTCAAGGGACTCCAAACAAGGTCTTAAGGAATTCAAAAACGAGATTATTTTGATTGCCAAACTTCAACACCGTAATCTAGTTAGGCTTTTGGGATGCTGCATCCTCGGAGAAGAAAAAATGCTAGTTTACGAGTACATGCCTAATGGAAGCTTGGATTCCTTCATTTTTG AAATAACACGAAGCAAATTACTCACATGGAGTAAGCGTCTGGCTATCATTATTGGGATTGCTAGGGGGATTCTTTATCTTCATCAAGATTCGAGATTGAGAGTCATTCATAGGGATCTTAAAGCTAGCAATGTGCTACTTGATAGTGAGATGAATCCcaaaatttcagattttggcTTGGCTAGGGCTTTTGGAGGTGATCAATCATCCGCAGAAACCAAAAGGGTGGTCGGAACTTAG
- the LOC131307041 gene encoding receptor-like serine/threonine-protein kinase SD1-6, which yields MAPEYAIDGLFSTKSDIFSFGVIVLEIMSGKRNRKFHHTDHDLNLLGHAFELIDPVKEGSFPMSKVLRCIQIGLLCVQKCPEDRPTISSVVLMLVSDTIALPQPKQPGFYIERSSKETHEHSPAQSSPSINEVTMTHLEAR from the exons ATGGCTCCAGAATATGCAATCGATGGcctattttcaacaaaatcagaTATTTTTAGCTTTGGAGTCATAGTTTTGGAGATAATGAGTGGCAAAAGGAATAGAAAATTCCATCACACAGACCATGATCTAAACCTTCTTGGACAT GCTTTTGAATTAATAGATCCAGTGAAGGAGGGTTCATTTCCAATGTCTAAGGTCTTGAGATGTATACAGATTGGTCTCCTATGCGTGCAGAAATGCCCTGAAGACAGGCCGACTATATCGTCAGTTGTCTTAATGTTGGTTTCAGATACTATAGCTTTGCCCCAACCCAAGCAACCTGGCTTTTATATTGAGAGGAGTTCCAAAGAGACGCATGAACATTCGCCGGCTCAAAGTTCTCCTAGCATCAATGAAGTGACAATGACCCACCTAGAGGCTcgctaa